A part of Candidatus Atribacteria bacterium genomic DNA contains:
- a CDS encoding DegT/DnrJ/EryC1/StrS family aminotransferase, with product MAGPGAYFFGEEERKELLDVMESGYLSRYGKEDDPRFKHKVVTFEREFEKYVGSRHAVAVNGGTGALITSLAALGIGPGDEVIVPGYTFIASISSIIYANAIPVLAEIDESLNIDPEDIRKKITKRTKAIMPVNMLGNPCDMDSIMEIANEHHLYVIEDCCQAFGATYKGEKVGTIGDIGAFSLNINKTITTGDGGVVITDDDELYERTFGFHDQGHKPNRMGLEIGSRSLIGMNLRINELTGAVALAQLRKTDNIISILRDKKRKLKNAISVNKKLKFRKINDEGEIATILTLLFNEKGTADKFAAEMDVKTLSYSGWHVYNNMEQILNKKTVTEYQCPFVCERYGQEIEYNKHMLPKTDEILGRAVNISIGVVDPGIGAGFGISILSNDKEIEQVADKINKALKVL from the coding sequence ATGGCTGGGCCAGGTGCATATTTTTTCGGAGAGGAAGAAAGGAAAGAGTTATTAGATGTAATGGAGTCTGGGTATTTATCCAGGTATGGCAAGGAAGATGACCCTCGATTTAAACATAAAGTAGTAACATTCGAAAGGGAATTTGAGAAATATGTCGGATCACGTCATGCAGTAGCGGTAAATGGTGGTACCGGTGCTCTTATAACAAGCCTTGCGGCTTTGGGTATCGGTCCGGGAGATGAAGTTATAGTGCCAGGTTATACATTTATTGCTTCAATTTCATCGATTATCTACGCCAATGCCATTCCTGTTTTGGCAGAAATTGACGAATCTTTAAATATTGACCCGGAAGATATTAGAAAAAAAATTACTAAAAGAACAAAAGCGATTATGCCTGTTAATATGCTTGGTAATCCGTGTGATATGGATAGTATTATGGAGATTGCAAATGAACACCACCTTTATGTGATTGAAGACTGCTGTCAAGCTTTCGGTGCAACTTATAAAGGGGAAAAGGTTGGTACAATCGGTGATATTGGAGCTTTTTCATTAAATATAAATAAAACCATTACTACTGGTGATGGTGGTGTTGTAATTACCGATGATGATGAATTATATGAACGCACCTTTGGATTTCATGATCAAGGCCATAAACCAAATAGAATGGGATTAGAGATTGGAAGTAGGAGTTTAATCGGTATGAATTTAAGAATTAATGAGCTCACCGGAGCCGTAGCTTTAGCCCAGTTAAGAAAGACAGACAATATTATATCCATACTTCGTGATAAAAAAAGAAAATTAAAGAATGCCATTTCAGTAAATAAAAAATTGAAATTTAGAAAAATAAATGATGAAGGTGAAATTGCAACAATATTAACCTTGCTTTTTAATGAGAAAGGAACAGCAGATAAATTCGCTGCTGAAATGGATGTAAAGACTCTCTCTTATTCAGGATGGCACGTGTATAATAATATGGAACAGATATTAAATAAAAAAACAGTCACGGAGTATCAATGTCCTTTTGTTTGTGAAAGGTATGGACAAGAAATAGAATATAATAAACATATGTTGCCTAAAACTGACGAAATACTTGGAAGGGCAGTGAACATTAGCATAGGCGTTGTCGATCCAGGTATTGGCGCTGGTTTTGGAATTTCAATACTTTCAAATGATAAAGAAATTGAACAAGTTGCCGATAAAATTAATAAGGCATTGAAAGTATTGTGA
- a CDS encoding xylose isomerase, which translates to MINRSRISLNRIIYPKLGLKDFFKFTKDLDLNKIELRNDLPGGKIIDDYTAEQLKELSKKYGVEILTINALQKFNLAAILPESIKELKKLINLSQSIGCKAIVLCPNNDVNDKRSSEEIFKETVLALKSFALLFKDSGMQGYLEPLGFKECSLRSMVTAMKAIRESGYPVYKIVHDTFHHHIGPDTLDTIKNDYDISYTGLVHISGVESNILAEEYRDNHRVLVSEKDKLQTKEQITLLLKLGYSGNISFEPFSKVIQDMEIESLKSAIDHSIEYLG; encoded by the coding sequence ATGATTAATCGATCAAGAATCAGCCTTAACAGAATCATTTATCCAAAATTAGGCTTAAAAGATTTCTTTAAATTTACTAAAGATTTGGATTTAAATAAAATTGAATTACGCAATGACCTTCCCGGAGGAAAGATAATTGATGACTATACGGCAGAGCAACTAAAAGAACTCTCCAAAAAATATGGAGTGGAAATATTAACCATCAATGCCCTCCAAAAATTTAATTTAGCCGCAATTCTACCAGAGTCCATAAAGGAATTAAAAAAATTAATTAATCTTTCACAATCTATCGGCTGCAAAGCAATTGTATTATGCCCAAACAATGATGTTAATGATAAAAGGAGTTCAGAAGAAATTTTCAAAGAAACCGTATTAGCTTTAAAATCTTTTGCTCTCTTGTTTAAAGATAGCGGCATGCAAGGCTATTTAGAGCCCTTGGGATTTAAAGAATGTTCTCTTCGATCTATGGTTACGGCAATGAAAGCTATTCGGGAATCAGGTTATCCGGTCTATAAAATTGTTCATGACACCTTCCATCACCATATAGGCCCTGATACCTTGGATACTATTAAAAATGATTATGATATATCTTATACCGGATTAGTCCACATCTCCGGAGTAGAATCTAATATTCTCGCTGAAGAATATAGAGATAATCATCGTGTTTTAGTCTCGGAAAAAGATAAACTTCAAACCAAGGAGCAGATAACATTACTTCTCAAGCTTGGTTATTCGGGAAATATTTCTTTTGAACCTTTTTCCAAGGTTATACAAGATATGGAAATTGAAAGTTTAAAATCAGCTATCGACCATAGTATAGAATATTTAGGATGA